Within the Candidatus Delongbacteria bacterium genome, the region GGAAGGAGCCGCTGCCGCCAGCGGAAGCCCGCCGGGAGGCGGGCTGACTCTGGCGAGTGAGAAAAAGCGCCTCTTTGGCTCCACCTTTCTGGCGCCAGCAGAAAGGTGGAAAACAAGGCGCCCCAGCCCCCGTCTGGATGACGGACTAGGGTTGGGATCCCCCGGTCGAGCCGGGGGATGACGGGATGGCCGGCTAGACTTTGGAGCAGGCATGCGTGCCGATCCATTCGAGCGCTTGTGGGCCCACGACCAGGAACTGCGCGAGCGGCTCCAGTCCGACGCCCCCGGACTGAACCTGTGCGGCGTTGACGAGGCCGGCCGCGGCCCGTTGGCCGGTCCCGTGGTGGCCGGCGCCGTCATCCTGCCCGCCGACGGCCGCCTGCCCGGGCTGAACGACAGCAAGCAGCTCCAGGCGGAGACGCGTGCCCGCCTGGCGGCGGAAATCAAGCGCCAGGCCCTGGCTTGGGCCACGGGCCGCGCAGAGGTGGAGGAGATCGACGGGCTGGGCATCCTGCGCGCCACCTTCCTGGCCATGGCGCGTGCCGTGGCCGGGCTGGGCCGGGAGCCCGGCTATCTGCTGGTGGACGGTCGGGACTTTCCCTTTCCGGAACGGCGCGGCCGGGCCCTGGTGAAGGGCGACGGGCTCAGCGCCTGCGTGGCCGCGGCGGGAATCCTGGCCAAGGTGGAGCGCGACGGCGAGCTGCTGCGCCTGGACGCCGAGTTTCCGGGCTGGGGCTTCGCCCGGCACAAGGGCTACGGCACGGCCGCCCACCTGGCCCTGCTGCAGGAGCGCGGCCGCCTGCCCGTCCACCGGCGCAGTTTTCGGCTGCCCTGGGAAAAAACCGGCGCACTTCTGCCGCCGGCTTGATCCGGCCCTGCGAGCATGTTTGCTTGTCAAGGCGCCAACAGGTCGCCGCGGCCTACACCCGGCAGCCCGCGCACCTGGCCCGTGGCCCCGCACTCCCCGCAGCCCGGAGGATTCATGACCCGCCATTTCCCCCGTCTGGGACTGTTTCTGTTCGTGGCCAGCCTGTGTCACGCCCAACTGCCCGTGGAAACCGGCGTCTTCCGCAACTTCATGGGCGGCGTGGAGCCGGCCTGCGCCTACGACAACTGGATCAGCCACATCTCCGAGGGCATCGCCCGGCCGGGCTACAACGCCTATGCGCCCACGGCCCTGGATCCCCAGACCAATGGCTTCGGCACCTTCGAGGTGCTGGAGGACGACGCCCACGGCGACGCCATCCTCTCGCTCTTCGCCGACCTGGCAGACAGCCTGCTGCGCGACCGCGGCGAGGGCGCCCTGGCGCGCATGCAACAGGTGCCGGATCTGGATTTCGACCTGCTGCGCTTCCAGGACACGGAGACCGGCGGCAGCTTCTACATGTTGCGCGAGCAGCTGGACACAAGTTATGTGGACCTGAACAACACCGGCACGGCGGACGACGTGACGGGCTCCTTTCGCCATGGCTGGGGACTCTTCGTCTTCAACCCGGCGGCGGCCCGGCCGCGCTGGGTGGTGGAGGCCCCGCATCCCAACGATGACTATCCCAGTTCTTACCTGGCCACGGATCTCTTCCTGGACCACGGGGCCGGCGTGTTGATGGTGAACGGCGCGGGCCGCGAAGTGGCCTACACGGGCAGCCCGGGGGCCTACACCAATTCGGCCTCGCTCTCGGATCCATCGCGCAACTGCCTGACTCCCTTCGCCGTGATCCACGAGCGCTGCGTGAACTTCTGGCGCGAACAGGGCCAGCTGGAGCGCACGCTGCAGATCCACAGCTACGACGACGCGGCCCACCGCGACCTGAAGAGCGCCGTGCTCTCCGGCGGGCGCAACCGCCGGCTGAACTTCTCCCCGCTCTACGACACGGGCAACGGGCCCACCGGCCTGCTCAACAACCTGAGCGATCCCGTCCACGCGGCCAACGCCCTGGGATTCACGCACAGCGCGGTCAGTCTGCTCAGCTACATCTCCACCCAGTCCCAGAACGAGATCCGCGTGGACGGCGGCACTGCCGGACAAGAGATCTGGCTGACCATCTCGCCCGACCTCTGGGGTTTCCCCAACAGCTGCCAGGAGGCGGATTCCCACCCGGCGGGCTACCCGGACTGCCACGCCGGCGAGGATTGGGTGCACGTGGAGATGGACGAGCTGCCCACGATCTCGCACACGGCGGGCACCTCCTTCTGGTACGGCACCAGCAGCGGCACGCCGGTGGGCTGGGGCAACTACGGCCACAGCACGGACTACTTCCAGCCGCTCTTCCTGGCCCTGGCGGAGGCCGAGGACAGCCTGGCTGCCAACCGGCCCACGCCGGCGCCCACGGATCCCGTCAACCTGTCGGTGACCGGCGTGGACGTGGACGCCGTGGACCTGGCCTGGACGCCCACCTGGTCCAGCCACTTCGAGAGCTATGAGATCCTGGCGGATCCGTCGGGGACCATCACGCCCGAGGCTCGCCTCTTCACCTCCACGGATCTGGACCTGCTCTGCTGGGCGCCGCTCAAGGCCGTGCGCGTCAGCGGCCTGGACTACCGGGTCAACCACGCTTTCCTGCTGCGGGGGCTGGACCAGGAGGGCCGCCGCACGGCCTGGACAGACACGGTCTACGGCGCGCCCGACGATCTGCACCCGCCCCTGTTGCTGGCGCGCTATCCCACCGGGCACACGCGCTACTGGGTGCCGCCGGGGGGCGGCTCGATCCAGGTGCGTGTGCGCGACGTCCACCACCAGGTGGATCTCTCCAGCCTGGAAGTGCGCGTGGACCAGAACAACAACGGTCTCTACGGCACGGGGGAGGGCTGGCAGGACCTGGGTCTCAGCGGTTTCTCGCGCGACACCACGATCACCGTGACGCTGGCGGTGACGGGCACGGGCATCAAGCGGCTGGAGTTCCACGCCAGCGACGACCAGCACGGCGAGATTCTGGGCTGCTCGGGCAGCGAGGACGATTGCGGGATCGTGGACGACTGGCGGATCGGCGTGGACGGCACGGCGCCGGCGGCCTTCAACGGCCCCAATCTGGCGGCCCTGACCAGCTCGGGCGGGATCACGCTCTCCTGGCCCAACCAGCACCCGGATTCCACCTTCTACACCTTCGAACTGGCCTTGGCCTCCCACGCCATCAGTCAGGTGGAGGAGGGCGAACTGCGCTTCACGCGCCTGAACTATTCCAATCTGGGCCAGGCGGCCTCCACGGGCCTGACCCTGCCCCAGCAGCCCTGGATCGGCGACAGCGTCTGGGTGCTGGCGCGGATCGTGGACGCCGCGGGCAACGCCGGCGCGCCCGGCCCGCCGCTGGTCTTCCGCTACTGGGGCGGCAACTGGGTGAACACCGAGCTGGTGGCCCAGGTGGGCCTGCCGCTGGTGGGCCTGAGTTGGAGCACCAGCCTCTCCCTGCCCAACTGGACCGTGGCGGGCTGGTGGGTGCACACGCTGAGCGAGCCCGACCAGACCCCGGACGAGTCCACGCGCCTGCTCTATACCCAGACGCCCGCGCTGACGCTCAACATCGGCGCCTATCTGCCCCGGCGCTTCCTGAGCGTCACCACGGACATCCAGCGCAGCGTGGCGCTGGCGGAGGCTGAGGAGTCGCTGGCTCCGGAGGTCGAATTCCCGGCCCTGCCGCTGCGGCTGAGCGCCGAACTGCGGCTGGGTCCCGTGCAGGATCCGGACCTGGTGTTGCCGGAGGATCTGCGCTGAGCCGGCGGGCCGGGCGACCGAGCGATCCGATTGAGAAATAGACGATTTGTTGGAGACGGGGACGGCGGGGTCCGGCCGGGCGCTGGCTGGATCCGTGCGGGAGCTTGCATCTTTCCCCGTCGAACCCTACTCTTGCGGGCCCCTTTGTGTGGACTCCGTGAGTCCGTGCAGCGCCGTGCGCGGGGTGAAACCGACTAGCGGAGGACACGGAGATGGCAAAGGTACAGAAGTTCGTGGCCAAAGAATCGGCCCACGACCGCCCGGTCTTGAAAGTCACGATGGAGCGGACCGAGAAGGGCACCTTCAAGGTCAAGAAGGAAATCGTCTACGTGACCAAGGACAACGAGAAGGAGATCCTGGGCTAAGTCCAGGTCCTGCGAATTGTCTCTTCCGGGCCTGGCGACAGGCCCTTTTTCGTTGGGTCCGCTCCGGGGGCGGGGCGGGGGGAATGACCACAGAGGCACAGAGGCACAGTTCATCGAAATGTGATTTGGATGGCGCGCCGTGCCTCGGCGTCCCTGAGATGTGTTCAATCGTCATGAAAAGGCTGGACACCCCCAGTACGAGACAGGATTCCAGGAAGCCAGAGCTCCAGTTTCCTGCTCGACTGTGCCTCTGTGTCTCTGTGTTTCAAGCGCCCTACCCCGGCGCAAAGGCGAAGGATGACCATGTCGAACAAACGCTTCATCCTGCTTGTCCTGGACGGCGTGGGCGTGGGCGAACTGCCCGACGCCGCGGCCTTCGGCGACGCGGGCCACAACACCCTGGGCAACCTGGCCCGCCAGCAGGGCGGACTGACGCTGCCCCACCTCCAGGAGCTGGGGCTGGGCAGCGTGCTGGAGCTGCCTGGCGTGCCCCCCGCGGCCGCGCCCCGGGCTTCCTGGGGCCGAATGGCCGAGAAGTCCCAAGGCAAGGACTCCACCCTGGGCCACTGGGAACTGGTGGGGCTGGTGACTCCCGTGGCGCTGCCCACCTACCCGCGGGGCTTTCCGGCCGAGCTGGTGGCCGCCTGGCTGCAGGCCAACCACCTGCCCGGCGTGCTGGGCAACTGCGTGGCCTCGGGCACCGAGATCATCGAGCGCCTGGGCGACGAGCACGTGGCCACGGGCCGGCCCATCCTCTACACCAGCGCGGACAGCGTCTTCCAGGTGGCCGCCCACGAGGAGCACTTCGGCCTGGAGCGCTTGTACGAGGTCTGCCGGAGCGCGCGCGACCTGCTGACGGGGCCGCACGCCGTGGCCCGGGTGATCGCGCGACCCTTCACCGGACCCGCGGGGGCCTACCAGCGCACGTCCAACCGCCGGGACTTCAGCCTGCCGCCTGGAGCGCCCACGGCCCTGGACCGGGCGGCGGCGGCGGGCGTGGAGGTGGTCTCCATCGGCAAGATTCGCGACCTGTTCGCAGGCGTGGGGATCGAGCGCGCCCTGCCCAGCAAGAACAACATGCAGGGCCTGGATGTGCTGGAGCGCGTGCTGGACGAAGCCGCCGCCGGCCGCGACCAGCTGATCCTGCTCAACCTGGTGGACTTCGACATGCTCTGGGGCCACCGGCTGGATCCCGTGGGCTTCCGGGGCGGGCTGGAGGCCTTCGATCGGCGCCTGCCCGACCTGTTGGCGCGGCTGGGCGAACAGGACCTGCTGGTGATCACGGCGGATCACGGCAACGACCCCACCAGCGGGAGCACGGACCACAGCCGTGAGTACGTCCCGCTGCTGGCCTACCAAGCCGGGCGGGCCGGGCGCCCGCTGGGCACGCGGGCCAGTTTCACCGACGTGGGCGCCACGCTGCTGGACTGGTTCGGGTTGGACGCCGCCGGACCGGGCCGTTCGTTCCTGTCGGAGATGGATGCCCGCTGAGGTCCAGGCGCCGAAACGGACACGAAGTCCACGCAGGGAACGTAGACCGGGAAGTAGAAACGAACGGGATCGGCTGGATCCGACCGGGGACCCGCTGCTTTCCCCGCCATCCTTCCTCCTTCGTGCCCTTTCCCTCCCTTCGTGTTCTTCGTGTCCAGAAGTGATTCGAGGTGCAAGGCCCGCAGCTTGCAGGCCCGTGCCCGCAGTGGCACATTCATGCAACCCAACTCTGGAGAAGCACCATGTCCCTCGGCCCCGTCTCGGCCTACGTGCGCCACCACTACCGCCACTTCAACGCCGCCGCGCTGATCGACGCCGCCGACGGCTATTCCGCCCACCTGGAGCAGGGGGGCAAGATGCTGGTCTCGCTGGCCGGCGCCATGAGCACGGCGGAGCTGGGCCTGAGTCTGGCCCAGATGATCCGCCAGGGCAAGGTGGACATCATCTCCTGCACCGGGGCCAACCTGGAGGAGGATCTGTTCAACCTGGTGGCCCACAAGCACTACGTCCGCGTGCCGCACTACCGCCAGCTCAGCCCGGCCGAAGAGCAGGCCCTGCTGGAGCGCCATCTGAATCGGGTCACCGACACGTGCATCCCGGAGGAGGAGGCCATCCGTGTGCTGGAGCGCGCCGTGCTGGAGGAGTGGCAGGCCGCGGACCGCGCCGGCGCCAGCTATTTCCCCCACGAATTCATGTACCGGCTGATCCGCTCCGGCGTGCTCAAGGACAAGTACCAGATCGACGAGCAGGACTCGTGGCTGGTGGCGGCCTGCGAGCGCGACCTGCCGATCATCGTGCCCGGCTGGGAGGACAGCACGCTGGGCAACATCTTCACGGCCCACTGCATGAAGGGCGACGTGAAGCGCGTGCACACCGTGCGCACGGGCATCGAGTACATGGCCTTCCTGGCCGACTGGTACCGCAAGACGGCCTACCAGAGCCCAGTGGGCTTCTTCCAGATCGGTGGCGGCATCGCCGGCGACTTCCCGATCTGCGTCGTGCCCATGCTGGAGCAGGACATGGAGGAGGAGAACACGCCGCTCTGGGGCTACTTCTGCCAGATCAGCGACTCCACCACCAGCTACGGCAGCTATTCCGGCGCCGTGCCCAACGAGAAGATCACCTGGGGCAAGCTGGGCCAGGACACGCCGCGCTTCATCGTGGAGTCCGATGCCACCATCGTGGCGCCGCTGATCTTCGCCCTGGTCCTCAACCAGTAGGAGGCTCCATGCAGTTGGGACGGGTCGTCGGCACGGTCTGGGCCACGCGCAAGGACCCCAAGCTAACCGGCTTGAAGTTCCTGATGGTGCGCCACCTGGACTTCGACTATCGCGAGAAGGACGCCCACACTGTGGCCGTGGACAGCGTGGGCGCCGGCGTGGGCGAGGTGGTTCTGCTGGTGGCCGGTTCCAGCGCGCGCCTGACCGAACAGACGGACGGCGCGCCCGTGGACACGGTGATCATGGCCATCGTGGACAAGGTGGAGCTGGACCCGGCGGCGTTGGCGGCGGGCACGCCATGAACCTGGCGCGGGTGGTGGGCAAGGTCTGGGCCACGCGCAAGGCGCCCGGCCTGGAGCAGGCGACCCTGCTGGTGATCCAGCCGGTGGACGGCGACCTGCGGCCCGACGGTGCGCGGCTGGCCGCCGTGGACCTGCGCGGGTCGGCAACCGGACAGATCGTCTACTACGTGGGATCCAAGGAGGCGGCGCTGCCGCTGCCGGCCAAACTCAGCCCGGTGGACGCCTGCATCGTGGGAATCGTGGATCACGTGGATCGCTAGGATCCGGGCTCAGACCAGGGTCTTGACCAGCACCACGCGCGTGCCCCGGGCGCCGGTCTCGATGCGCACGTCGTCCATCAGGTGGCGGATGATCAGCAGGCCGCGGCCGGAAATGTCCAGCAGGTGTTCGGGTTCGGTGGGATCAGGCAGAGGGACGGGCAGACCCAGGCCGTGGTCCGTGACCGCCAGCAGCAGTTGCCGCACGGCACCCTGGACGGTGACCCGGGCTTCCAGGCGCACCTCCAGCTCCGGCCGCTGCTGGTTGCCGTGGAGAATGGCGTTGTTGGCCGCCTCGGTCCCGGCGATGATCAGATCCCCGGTGAAGTCCTCCGACAGGCCCAGTTCCTGGGCCAGCTCGCTGAGGAAGGCCTCCACCTGATCGATGGCCGCCGGATCCGAGGGAATGGTCAGGCTGCGCTCCATGGGCGCAACCTACTATTCTTCCGCTGGGCGGAACAGCTTCACGGAACAGGAAAGAACGGAGGTGTGGGATGCGGCTCCCCGGCGGTTTGCTTCTGTTGACCGGCGCGCTCCTGCTGCCGGCGGGCGCGTCCCGGGCCCAGGAATCCACGGACGGACACGCGGAGGCTTGGCTCAAGGCGCACCTGGAGGGCACCCAGCGCGCGCTGGCCGCCCGCGCGGGCGAGCGCGTGGACACGCGCTACGATCTGGGGCGCGTGGAGCTTCAGTTGACCCCCAGCCTGAGCACGGCCACCCTGGCGGGCGTCGCCACCCTGTGCGTGCGCAGCCTGCAGGAAGGCCTGGCGGACGTGGACTTCGACCTGCACGACAACCTGGCGGTGAGCGCCGTGGACGGCGCGCTCTCGTTCAGCCACGGCGGTCACGTGCTGCACTGCGTGCTGCCCGCGCCGCTGGCCCTGGGCGCGGAGGCCTGCCTGACCGTCCACTACGCGGGCGACCCGGCCGCCACGGGCTTCGGCAGCTACCAGCTGGCCCTGCACGCGGGCGTGCCCATTGTCAGCACGCTCTCCGAGCCCAACGGCGCGCCCTCCTGGTGGCCCACCAAGGACGACCCCTCCGACAAGGCGGACTCGGCCGACGTGCGGATTACCGTCCCGCTGGGGCAGGTGGCCACCTCCAACGGCCGGCTGCTTGCCGCCGACACCACGGGCGCCTTGGTGACCTGGCACTGGCGCGAGCGTCACCCCATCGCCACCTATCTGGTCTGCATGAGCGTCACCAACTATCAGCTCATCACCGATGAGTACACGGCCCTGGACGGCAGCCCCATGCCGGTCCACCACTACGTCTGGCCCGAGGACCACGCCGACGCGCTGGTGGACTTCAACGTGACCGTGCCGATGATCGGCTTCTACGCCACCACCTTCGGCGAGTATCCCTTCGTGGACGAGAAGTACGGGCACAGCGAGTTCACCTGGGGCGGCGCCATGGAGCACCAGTGCAACACGAGCTACGGCTCCACGCTGCTGCGCGGCGACCACGCCTACGACTACATCGTGGCCCACGAACTGGCCCACCAGTGGTTCGGGGACAAAGTGACCTGCGCGGCCTGGGAGGACATCTGGCTCAACGAGGGCTTCGCCACCTACAGCGAGGCGCTCTGGATGGAGCACCTGGGCGGGCACACGGCGCTGGTCCAGCACATGACCGGGCGCTGCAACGTCACCGATCCCAGCGGGCCGATCTACGACCCGCCCAGCACCTTCAGCTCCAACACGGTCTACCGCAAGGGCGCCTGGCTGCTGCACATGCTGCGCGGCCAGGTGGGGGACAGCGCCTTCTTCGCGCTGATGAACGGCTGGACGGCCGGGCCCTTCGCCTACGGCTCGGCCCACGTGGCGGATTTCACGGCCCACGCGGCCCAGTACACGCCCCACGACCTGACGGGGCTCTGGAACGGCTACCTCTACGGCCTGAACCGGCCCAGCTACCGGACGGACTGGCGCGCGCGCACGGTGGGCGGGCTGCCCGTGACCGAGCTGCGCGTGCAGCAGACCCAGGCCGAGGCCCCCTTCGACCTCCGGCTGCCCTGGCGGATCAACGCCGGCACCCTGCGCAGCGAGTGGGTGCGCAACCACCTGCGCCTGCAGGGCCACGTGGTGGTGACGGGCACGGCGCCCAGCGCGGCCAGCGTGGATCCCGACGACTGGCTGCTGGAGACGCACGTCTCGGGCAACTTGAACGGCCTGCTGCGGCACCTGGCCCTGCGGGCCCAGGCCCCCGACGGCTCCTTCCCCGGCCCGGGCGGGCTGCGCGCCCGCTGCGGCACGAGTCCGGGCGGCGGCGCCTGGGTGAACGGCCTGGCCGAGGGCGTGGTGGCCCTGGAGCTGCGCGAGCTGGCGCCGGACTGGAGCGCGGGGGACAGCCTCTGGATCGAGGTGGAGAGCGTGGGCGGAGTGCCGGGCCGGCTGGCCTTCGGCCTGCTGCCCGGCAGCGCGGACTGGCAGGATCTGGGCCTGCGGCAACTTCAGGCGCTGGCGCCGCCCCAGCTGTCGATCCGCCTGCAGTCCGGCGGCGTGCTGCTGGAGTGGACGGCCCAGCCCGGGGCGACGGCCTATCGGGTGGAGGCCGCGACCACGCCCTGGAGCGGGGACTGGCTGCCCGTGGGCGAGACCGCGGACCTGAGCCTGGCCCTGCCGGCGGGCGGGGACGAACGGCGCTGCCTGCGTGTGGTGGCCCTCTACTAGGCCCGATGCAACCCAAGAACAGGATGTCCCTTTGATCGCTCTGCACCAGCTGGCCGTGCGCTTTCCCGACAAGGTGCTGTTCGAGAATCTCTCCTGGCGGATCCTGCCCGGCCAGCGCGTGGGCCTGGTGGGCGACAACGGCGTGGGCAAGACCACGCTGCTGCGCATCCTGGCCGGCGAGCGCGAGGCCGACGAGGGCAGCCTGCACCGCGCCCCGCGCATCCGGACGGGCTACCTGTCCCAAACCTTCAGCTTCTCGTCCTCCCAGCCCCTGCTGGAGATCGTCCTGGCCGCGGCCGGGGACATCCGCCAGCTGGAGCGCGACATGGAGGAGACCCGCGGCACCCTGGCCGAGCTGCCGCCGGACCACGAGGACCAGCCGGCCCTGTTGGCCCACCTGGGGCACCTGCAGGACCAGTTCGACCACCGGGACGGCTACCGGCTGGAGTCCGAGGCCCGGCGCATCCTGCAGGGGCTGGGCTTTCCCGCGGACTCCCTCGAGCGCCCGCTGGACACCTTCTCCGGCGGCTGGCAGATGCGCGCGGCCATGGCCCGCCTGCTGGTGGCCTCGCCTGACCTGCTGCTGCTGGACGAGCCCACCAACCACCTGGACACCGACGCGCTGGAGTGGCTCGAGCGCTTCCTCAAGGCCTACGACGGCACGGTGCTGACCATCAGCCACGACCGCTTCTTCCTGGACCGCACGGTGACCCAGATCGCCGAGATCGCCCGGGGCAAACTGACCCTGTTCACGGGCAACTTCACGCGTTACCGGCAGCTCAAGGAGGAGCACATGCT harbors:
- a CDS encoding deoxyhypusine synthase family protein; this encodes MSLGPVSAYVRHHYRHFNAAALIDAADGYSAHLEQGGKMLVSLAGAMSTAELGLSLAQMIRQGKVDIISCTGANLEEDLFNLVAHKHYVRVPHYRQLSPAEEQALLERHLNRVTDTCIPEEEAIRVLERAVLEEWQAADRAGASYFPHEFMYRLIRSGVLKDKYQIDEQDSWLVAACERDLPIIVPGWEDSTLGNIFTAHCMKGDVKRVHTVRTGIEYMAFLADWYRKTAYQSPVGFFQIGGGIAGDFPICVVPMLEQDMEEENTPLWGYFCQISDSTTSYGSYSGAVPNEKITWGKLGQDTPRFIVESDATIVAPLIFALVLNQ
- a CDS encoding ATP-binding protein, translating into MERSLTIPSDPAAIDQVEAFLSELAQELGLSEDFTGDLIIAGTEAANNAILHGNQQRPELEVRLEARVTVQGAVRQLLLAVTDHGLGLPVPLPDPTEPEHLLDISGRGLLIIRHLMDDVRIETGARGTRVVLVKTLV
- a CDS encoding EutN/CcmL family microcompartment protein, with product MQLGRVVGTVWATRKDPKLTGLKFLMVRHLDFDYREKDAHTVAVDSVGAGVGEVVLLVAGSSARLTEQTDGAPVDTVIMAIVDKVELDPAALAAGTP
- a CDS encoding M1 family metallopeptidase, with the translated sequence MRLPGGLLLLTGALLLPAGASRAQESTDGHAEAWLKAHLEGTQRALAARAGERVDTRYDLGRVELQLTPSLSTATLAGVATLCVRSLQEGLADVDFDLHDNLAVSAVDGALSFSHGGHVLHCVLPAPLALGAEACLTVHYAGDPAATGFGSYQLALHAGVPIVSTLSEPNGAPSWWPTKDDPSDKADSADVRITVPLGQVATSNGRLLAADTTGALVTWHWRERHPIATYLVCMSVTNYQLITDEYTALDGSPMPVHHYVWPEDHADALVDFNVTVPMIGFYATTFGEYPFVDEKYGHSEFTWGGAMEHQCNTSYGSTLLRGDHAYDYIVAHELAHQWFGDKVTCAAWEDIWLNEGFATYSEALWMEHLGGHTALVQHMTGRCNVTDPSGPIYDPPSTFSSNTVYRKGAWLLHMLRGQVGDSAFFALMNGWTAGPFAYGSAHVADFTAHAAQYTPHDLTGLWNGYLYGLNRPSYRTDWRARTVGGLPVTELRVQQTQAEAPFDLRLPWRINAGTLRSEWVRNHLRLQGHVVVTGTAPSAASVDPDDWLLETHVSGNLNGLLRHLALRAQAPDGSFPGPGGLRARCGTSPGGGAWVNGLAEGVVALELRELAPDWSAGDSLWIEVESVGGVPGRLAFGLLPGSADWQDLGLRQLQALAPPQLSIRLQSGGVLLEWTAQPGATAYRVEAATTPWSGDWLPVGETADLSLALPAGGDERRCLRVVALY
- a CDS encoding ribonuclease HII, which codes for MRADPFERLWAHDQELRERLQSDAPGLNLCGVDEAGRGPLAGPVVAGAVILPADGRLPGLNDSKQLQAETRARLAAEIKRQALAWATGRAEVEEIDGLGILRATFLAMARAVAGLGREPGYLLVDGRDFPFPERRGRALVKGDGLSACVAAAGILAKVERDGELLRLDAEFPGWGFARHKGYGTAAHLALLQERGRLPVHRRSFRLPWEKTGALLPPA
- a CDS encoding EutN/CcmL family microcompartment protein is translated as MNLARVVGKVWATRKAPGLEQATLLVIQPVDGDLRPDGARLAAVDLRGSATGQIVYYVGSKEAALPLPAKLSPVDACIVGIVDHVDR
- a CDS encoding phosphopentomutase, with the protein product MSNKRFILLVLDGVGVGELPDAAAFGDAGHNTLGNLARQQGGLTLPHLQELGLGSVLELPGVPPAAAPRASWGRMAEKSQGKDSTLGHWELVGLVTPVALPTYPRGFPAELVAAWLQANHLPGVLGNCVASGTEIIERLGDEHVATGRPILYTSADSVFQVAAHEEHFGLERLYEVCRSARDLLTGPHAVARVIARPFTGPAGAYQRTSNRRDFSLPPGAPTALDRAAAAGVEVVSIGKIRDLFAGVGIERALPSKNNMQGLDVLERVLDEAAAGRDQLILLNLVDFDMLWGHRLDPVGFRGGLEAFDRRLPDLLARLGEQDLLVITADHGNDPTSGSTDHSREYVPLLAYQAGRAGRPLGTRASFTDVGATLLDWFGLDAAGPGRSFLSEMDAR